A stretch of the Porifericola rhodea genome encodes the following:
- a CDS encoding 6-pyruvoyl trahydropterin synthase family protein produces the protein MIYVSRREHFNAAHKLYNPNWTREKNEEVFGPCANDNWHGHNFEMIVTVKGKPDPETGFVVDLKKLSTLIKERVIEKVDHKNLNLDVDFMQGKMASCENLVEGIWKILAPALKEITDRAVLHSIRLYETPNNFVDFYGEGLEQDTQAVQKEPHLATATV, from the coding sequence AGCATTTTAACGCTGCTCACAAATTATATAACCCTAATTGGACTAGGGAAAAGAATGAAGAGGTGTTTGGCCCCTGTGCAAATGATAACTGGCATGGCCATAATTTTGAGATGATTGTGACCGTAAAAGGCAAACCAGATCCTGAAACGGGTTTTGTGGTAGATCTGAAAAAGCTAAGTACTTTAATTAAAGAAAGAGTAATAGAAAAAGTAGACCATAAAAATCTGAATCTTGACGTGGATTTTATGCAAGGCAAAATGGCTAGCTGCGAAAATCTTGTTGAGGGTATCTGGAAGATATTAGCTCCTGCTCTTAAAGAAATAACAGACCGAGCAGTACTACACTCTATCAGGCTGTATGAGACGCCAAACAATTTTGTTGACTTTTATGGCGAAGGTCTAGAGCAGGATACACAAGCAGTGCAGAAAGAACCTCACCTGGCAACGGCTACTGTATAA
- a CDS encoding SusC/RagA family TonB-linked outer membrane protein, with the protein MKEILPSMQMGLNRAFSSVKHVAVVVVLLLTTTGMLWAQSRTVSGKVTDEEDSGLPGVNVLLQGSTVGTVTDIEGNYSIAVQGDNPVLIFSSVGYESLTEEIGNRTTVNVNLLPDLTQLSEVVVTALGVEKEKKSLGYSVSEVEGEALVQAREINLGNALSGRVAGVNVSSTATGPAGSSRVVIRGNSSLGGNNQPLYVIDGVPIDNSQLGSAGMWGGSDSGDGLSSINPDDIAEISVLKGNTAAALYGSRASNGVILITTKKGSARKGVGVELNSNLTFENIINNFDWQREYGQGNRGAKPTSADEAFSFGNSSWGARLDGSQVIQYDGVSRPYSYTGDPYDAFYETGLTFTNTLSLYGGNETANYRFSASNLDNDAVMPNAGYNRKNFTMNVNGKFAEKLTFSAKAQYSIEDTDNRPRLSDSPGNANFAVATLPANIDVTNLQGDPNKLGASETGEELAFSSNIYLTNPYWGAYQFVNSDDRNRIIGSALARYDITDWLYLQGRVGIDRYSVRRTNIEPYGTAYKVLGGMVEGKRTVQEINADFLLGADQQFGGLGLNAFVGGNQMTRFDENMTINGQNFNIPFFHAVSNAANQSPSLGYSEKGINSLFGSVELNYNEFIYLTVTGRNDWFSTLAPEKNSIFYPSVGTSFVFSDAFSMPSWVSFGKLRASWAQVGGDTDPYNINLTYGLTGQGHQGAALATISQNSIPNANLQPLTVTETEVGFDVRFLDDRLGIDFAYYDRLTENDIVSASISRTSGYTGVVVNVGEMRNSGIELLVTGQPVVTSNFTWEVVANIAQNNNEVLELAEGVDFLSGDQARSQNVFVRHAIGYPYASIWGRTHKTINGQKVYDEDGLPVRSDDIELLGSGVHDFTAGLTNSFRYKNFTFNALIDIKTGADLFSGTNLNAYSLGLHQNTLEGRENGLSFSGVDEDGEAATFTIEPENVQDYYSRVASQITEEFIYDASFAKLRSIQVGYNLPNSWLSSTPFSTVTVSAVGRNLLLLWSNVDNIDPESTYSTNNNSQGLEWMGVPQYRSYGFNVNIKF; encoded by the coding sequence ATGAAAGAAATTCTACCCAGCATGCAGATGGGGCTAAACCGAGCCTTTTCATCTGTAAAACATGTTGCAGTAGTAGTGGTGTTGCTATTAACTACTACCGGCATGCTTTGGGCGCAAAGCAGAACAGTTAGTGGTAAAGTTACTGATGAAGAAGACAGCGGATTACCAGGAGTAAATGTTTTACTTCAAGGGTCTACTGTTGGTACCGTTACCGATATAGAAGGTAATTATTCTATTGCTGTTCAGGGAGACAATCCAGTCCTGATATTCTCGTCAGTAGGTTATGAATCCTTAACGGAGGAAATTGGTAATCGTACGACCGTTAACGTTAACCTTCTGCCTGACCTTACTCAATTGAGTGAGGTAGTAGTAACCGCTCTTGGTGTTGAAAAAGAGAAAAAATCATTAGGTTACTCAGTCAGCGAAGTGGAGGGCGAAGCATTAGTACAAGCTCGCGAAATTAACCTGGGTAATGCACTTTCAGGTAGAGTAGCAGGAGTAAATGTAAGCAGCACCGCTACTGGCCCTGCAGGTTCTTCTCGTGTGGTTATTCGTGGTAATAGCTCATTAGGAGGCAATAACCAGCCCTTGTATGTTATTGATGGTGTGCCTATTGACAACTCACAGCTTGGTTCTGCTGGTATGTGGGGTGGTTCTGACTCTGGAGATGGTCTTTCAAGTATTAATCCAGATGATATCGCAGAAATAAGTGTACTAAAGGGTAATACAGCTGCTGCACTTTATGGTTCAAGAGCTTCTAACGGTGTTATCCTGATCACAACTAAAAAGGGAAGTGCCAGAAAAGGTGTAGGAGTAGAGCTAAACTCTAACCTTACTTTTGAAAACATTATCAATAATTTTGACTGGCAGCGTGAGTACGGACAGGGTAACCGTGGTGCTAAGCCTACCAGTGCAGATGAAGCTTTTTCATTCGGTAACTCCTCCTGGGGTGCGCGCCTAGATGGCTCTCAGGTAATTCAATACGATGGTGTAAGCCGTCCTTATTCTTATACTGGAGACCCTTACGATGCTTTCTACGAAACAGGCTTAACATTTACCAATACACTTTCATTATACGGAGGAAACGAAACTGCTAACTATCGCTTTTCAGCCTCTAACCTGGATAACGACGCAGTAATGCCTAATGCAGGTTATAACCGTAAAAACTTCACTATGAACGTAAACGGTAAGTTTGCAGAAAAGCTAACTTTCTCAGCTAAAGCACAATATAGTATTGAAGATACTGATAACCGTCCTCGTTTATCAGACTCTCCTGGTAATGCCAACTTTGCTGTGGCTACACTACCAGCTAATATTGATGTAACTAACCTTCAGGGTGATCCTAATAAGTTAGGTGCAAGTGAAACAGGAGAAGAACTAGCCTTTAGCTCCAATATCTACCTGACTAACCCGTATTGGGGGGCTTACCAGTTTGTCAACAGCGATGATCGTAACCGTATAATTGGTTCAGCATTAGCGCGTTATGATATTACTGACTGGTTATACCTTCAGGGGCGTGTGGGTATTGACCGTTATTCTGTAAGAAGAACAAACATTGAACCTTACGGTACTGCTTACAAAGTATTGGGTGGTATGGTAGAAGGAAAAAGAACTGTACAGGAAATCAACGCTGACTTCCTTTTAGGTGCAGATCAGCAGTTTGGTGGCCTGGGTTTAAATGCATTTGTAGGTGGTAACCAAATGACCAGGTTTGATGAAAATATGACCATTAACGGCCAAAACTTTAACATTCCTTTTTTCCATGCAGTAAGCAATGCTGCTAACCAAAGCCCATCTTTAGGGTATAGCGAGAAGGGTATTAACTCTCTTTTCGGATCAGTTGAATTGAACTATAATGAGTTTATTTATCTGACTGTTACAGGTAGAAACGACTGGTTCTCTACATTGGCACCAGAAAAAAACTCTATTTTTTATCCATCAGTAGGTACCAGCTTTGTATTTTCAGATGCCTTCTCTATGCCTTCTTGGGTATCATTTGGTAAGTTGAGAGCTTCCTGGGCACAGGTTGGTGGAGATACAGACCCATATAATATCAATTTAACTTATGGTCTAACCGGTCAGGGACATCAGGGAGCGGCTTTAGCAACTATCTCTCAGAACAGTATTCCTAACGCAAACCTTCAGCCGTTAACAGTTACTGAAACTGAAGTGGGTTTTGACGTTCGTTTCTTAGACGATCGTTTAGGAATTGACTTTGCATACTACGATCGTTTAACTGAAAATGATATTGTTAGTGCCAGCATTTCAAGAACATCAGGTTACACAGGTGTAGTTGTTAATGTAGGAGAAATGAGAAACTCTGGTATTGAATTGTTAGTTACCGGTCAGCCAGTTGTAACCAGCAACTTTACCTGGGAAGTAGTCGCTAACATTGCTCAGAACAATAACGAAGTGCTTGAGCTTGCAGAAGGTGTGGACTTCCTTTCAGGAGATCAGGCACGTTCTCAGAACGTATTTGTACGTCATGCTATTGGTTATCCTTACGCTTCAATATGGGGACGTACGCACAAAACTATCAATGGACAGAAAGTATACGACGAAGACGGTCTTCCGGTAAGATCTGATGATATTGAATTGTTAGGATCAGGTGTTCATGATTTTACCGCAGGTCTTACTAACTCATTCCGTTATAAGAACTTCACCTTTAATGCTCTTATTGACATTAAAACTGGTGCTGACCTCTTCTCTGGTACTAACCTTAATGCGTATAGCCTGGGGCTACACCAGAATACACTTGAAGGTAGAGAGAATGGCCTGAGCTTTAGTGGAGTTGATGAAGATGGTGAAGCTGCTACTTTTACCATTGAACCAGAAAATGTACAGGACTACTACTCAAGAGTGGCTAGCCAGATTACTGAAGAGTTCATATACGATGCATCATTTGCTAAGTTACGTTCTATTCAGGTTGGTTATAATCTGCCTAACTCATGGTTGTCTTCTACTCCTTTCTCTACTGTTACAGTATCTGCCGTAGGACGTAACCTACTGCTGTTGTGGAGCAACGTTGATAACATTGATCCGGAATCTACTTATAGCACCAATAATAATAGTCAGGGATTAGAGTGGATGGGTGTGCCTCAGTACCGTTCATATGGATTTAACGTTAATATCAAGTTTTAA
- a CDS encoding SusD/RagB family nutrient-binding outer membrane lipoprotein, giving the protein MKTLSYKLFSLLLAGLFLVSSCDTDELIDMNENPNAAEEIDPSYMLAYSMLRISGDRYESWRGVMIYSSTMIQHNAALQTYWSGDKYLYSAQYSGALFEAAYPNYVKMLAAVIEQTKDDPAKGNVYGIARILWVLGMSRLTDMYGDIPYFEAGRGFYDNNYSPAYDPQSEIYADMLKQLEEAPSTFDASLTDLGDNGVQDVIYQGDLNKWEKFANSLMLRLAMRVSKVDPAMAQEYVGKAIAGGLMESNSDNAYVQHTDGPVGLNQNGIGQVFLADDNQRLSKTFVDWMLNHNDPRIEVIATLNQDDIYNGLPNGYDATTIKEYEGTGEEAVPIELYSTTNPELVTLDAPMFFQTYAEVELLLAEASILGWHNGDPETHYNNGVRANMQHFTTYNESLAISDEQVDAYLAANPYNSANGLEMIGEQYWIATFLNDYESWANWRRTGYPVLTPTNYPGNITGGQIPRRLRYFEGEYGNNGEQLQAAIARQGPDEFTTRIWWDVE; this is encoded by the coding sequence ATGAAAACATTATCATATAAATTATTTAGCCTATTGTTGGCTGGGCTTTTTCTGGTATCCTCTTGTGATACTGATGAGCTTATAGATATGAACGAGAACCCAAATGCCGCAGAGGAGATTGACCCTTCTTATATGCTGGCGTATTCTATGCTAAGAATTTCGGGGGATCGTTATGAAAGCTGGAGAGGAGTGATGATTTACTCTTCTACCATGATTCAGCATAATGCTGCACTACAGACGTATTGGTCTGGTGATAAGTATCTTTACAGTGCCCAATATTCAGGAGCCCTGTTTGAAGCGGCTTATCCTAATTATGTTAAGATGCTTGCCGCAGTTATTGAGCAAACAAAAGATGATCCTGCAAAGGGTAATGTCTATGGTATCGCTCGTATCCTTTGGGTACTAGGCATGTCTCGCTTAACTGATATGTACGGCGATATCCCTTATTTTGAAGCTGGACGTGGTTTCTATGATAACAACTATTCGCCAGCGTATGACCCTCAATCTGAAATTTATGCTGATATGTTAAAGCAGTTAGAGGAGGCTCCAAGTACTTTTGATGCTTCCCTTACTGACTTAGGTGACAATGGAGTACAGGATGTCATTTATCAGGGTGACCTTAACAAGTGGGAAAAATTTGCTAACTCACTTATGCTTCGTCTGGCAATGCGTGTGTCAAAAGTAGATCCTGCTATGGCACAGGAGTATGTAGGTAAGGCTATTGCCGGTGGCCTCATGGAGAGTAATTCTGATAATGCCTATGTTCAGCATACTGATGGTCCTGTAGGTCTAAATCAGAATGGTATAGGTCAGGTGTTCTTAGCTGATGACAATCAGAGACTTAGCAAAACTTTTGTTGACTGGATGCTAAACCACAATGATCCTCGTATAGAAGTGATTGCGACATTAAATCAGGATGATATTTACAATGGCCTTCCTAATGGATATGATGCAACTACTATTAAAGAGTATGAGGGTACTGGAGAAGAAGCTGTGCCTATTGAGCTTTACTCAACTACTAACCCTGAGTTGGTAACGCTAGATGCACCTATGTTCTTCCAGACTTATGCTGAAGTTGAACTGCTGCTTGCAGAAGCTTCTATCCTCGGATGGCATAATGGCGACCCGGAAACACATTACAACAATGGTGTAAGAGCTAACATGCAGCACTTTACAACATACAATGAGTCTCTGGCTATTTCTGATGAGCAGGTGGATGCTTATTTAGCTGCCAACCCATATAATTCTGCAAACGGATTAGAAATGATTGGTGAGCAATACTGGATAGCTACTTTCCTGAATGATTATGAGTCTTGGGCAAACTGGAGAAGAACAGGCTATCCTGTACTTACACCAACTAATTATCCTGGCAATATTACCGGTGGCCAGATACCTAGAAGACTGCGCTACTTTGAAGGAGAGTATGGTAACAATGGAGAGCAACTTCAGGCTGCTATCGCTCGTCAAGGACCTGATGAGTTTACTACGCGCATCTGGTGGGATGTTGAATAA
- the lpxB gene encoding lipid-A-disaccharide synthase, whose product MKYYIIAGERSGDVHGANLIKALKREDEDAQIRCWGGDAMEKAGGELVVHYRDLAFMGFLEVLKNLRTIRRFLRQCEADLLSYQPDVLILIDYPGFNMRMSRFAKKQGIRNYYYISPKLWAWNQGRAKKIKANVDKMFVILPFEKDFYRQFKYEVSYVGNPLLDEIRAYQADTHFHQNYGLATEKPIIAVLPGSRKQEVSNMLNTMMELVPQFEDYQFVVAAVNNLPDEMYAEAEQKKNVAVVEGKTYDILHHAYAALVTSGTATLETALFEVPQLVCYKTSNFSYRIAKFLIKVPYISLVNLIANREVVPELIQQDFNTTKLKLELKKIIQDSPERKAQLRGYFEIKQLMGQERASETTAREIVESLRLETTSTI is encoded by the coding sequence ATGAAGTACTACATTATTGCCGGAGAAAGATCAGGTGACGTACATGGTGCAAACCTGATTAAAGCACTTAAACGAGAAGATGAAGATGCCCAAATAAGATGCTGGGGTGGCGATGCTATGGAAAAAGCCGGTGGCGAACTGGTAGTGCATTACCGTGACCTGGCTTTTATGGGGTTTCTGGAAGTGCTTAAAAACCTAAGAACTATCCGTCGTTTTCTCCGACAATGTGAGGCTGACCTATTAAGCTATCAGCCAGATGTACTTATACTAATAGATTATCCCGGCTTTAATATGCGTATGTCCAGATTTGCCAAAAAACAGGGCATACGCAACTATTACTATATTTCACCTAAACTCTGGGCCTGGAATCAGGGGAGGGCTAAGAAAATTAAAGCGAATGTTGATAAAATGTTCGTGATTCTCCCTTTTGAAAAAGATTTTTACCGCCAGTTTAAGTACGAAGTGAGTTATGTAGGTAACCCACTTTTAGATGAGATTAGAGCATATCAGGCAGATACTCATTTTCACCAAAACTATGGTTTGGCTACTGAAAAGCCTATCATAGCCGTGCTCCCTGGCAGCCGAAAGCAGGAGGTGAGCAATATGCTTAATACCATGATGGAACTAGTGCCGCAGTTTGAGGACTATCAGTTTGTTGTGGCAGCCGTAAACAACCTGCCAGACGAAATGTATGCCGAAGCCGAGCAAAAGAAAAATGTAGCAGTTGTAGAAGGGAAGACCTATGATATTCTGCATCATGCATATGCTGCGCTAGTTACATCAGGCACTGCAACACTGGAAACAGCTCTTTTTGAAGTGCCACAGTTGGTTTGTTACAAAACCAGTAATTTTTCATATCGCATAGCCAAATTTTTAATTAAGGTTCCTTATATCTCTCTGGTAAACCTAATCGCCAACAGAGAAGTGGTCCCTGAGTTAATTCAGCAGGACTTTAACACCACTAAATTAAAGTTAGAGTTGAAGAAGATCATTCAGGACTCACCCGAACGAAAAGCACAACTTAGAGGCTATTTTGAGATTAAACAGCTTATGGGTCAGGAGCGCGCTTCTGAAACCACAGCTAGAGAAATTGTAGAGAGCTTACGACTGGAAACTACCAGTACCATTTAA
- a CDS encoding SusC/RagA family TonB-linked outer membrane protein, which yields MKITLLLHRRGLLSYFSALSRVGALLLMLLLSNSLYAQNTVSGKVTDENSSGLPGVNVLLKGSTSGTVTDVDGNFTIKVTGEQPVLLFSSVGYLSHSEQVSGRSTVNVSLKPDLKQLSEVVVTAFGMEKEKKALGYAIQDVAGEELAETSRPNVIESLQGRVAGVNVASTSGLPGSSTSIVIRGGTSLDGNNQPLFVVDGVPVDNTTLNGSYLLSDSPNRNFDYTSRGSDIDPDDIESITILKGPSAAALYGIDAANGAVVITTKKGKAGKSQITYGNNFRFETIERLPEIFKEYNTGNDGVTNNESRNHWGEKISGSTPVYNNLEDFFQTGFSQNHNLSISGGADMLTYRVSADVVRQDGSVPSTGFDRNSFRLNLSSQTTERLNFTASANYIKSSADRASKGSGSLYQNALLWPITDNMSEYLNPDGTKKTFYENGDDDFDNPYFTAYYNDVTDETDRYLLNGSMKYQIFDWLDVTGRVGSDIYSTYGLTTYDDESAQRYPNRSIASSVGGLMAEYDAKSNLLNSFLLINSYKSFGDFNTSLTLGHNMEQRTYRVDSRYGESIQVPDLYTIVNTDQDSREISVRGYRRSLVGVFGDFKIDYKNMIFLSATGRNDWSSTLPKQNNSFFYPSVSTSIVFSELFDLDVNSPISFAKLRASYAQVGKDAPTHRTQPSLGEFTRTGGGFTVGVFGPNQNIKPETTTSYEVGMDLRLFKNRLGLDVTYYNVRSRDQIVSPRLSYATGYILQLVNAGEIENKGLELMINGDIIKNSTVRWNALANFTLNRNKVVSLPGDFEEFYLSDTWLYGNARGGYVPGESFYTITGNSRATTEEGQLIIGDDGYPVEDTGFEEIGNRQPDFTLGLTNTVEYKGFRLAILLDIRKGGDVYNATARRMVYAGLHPSTANRDETVVFEGVTEDGEMNTQEVVLDQDYYQSSNRGLVESLFIEKDINWMRLRDVTLSYQFPSAMLENTFIKRASVHLSGNNLLLLSNYSGADPDVNGLNASGRGSNAGGFDYFSFPNPTVYSAGLKVTF from the coding sequence ATGAAAATTACTTTACTTCTTCATCGGAGGGGGCTTCTATCTTATTTTAGCGCCCTATCCAGAGTAGGGGCATTGTTATTAATGCTTCTATTAAGTAACTCATTGTACGCTCAAAACACGGTATCCGGCAAGGTAACCGACGAAAACAGTAGCGGCTTACCAGGCGTAAACGTGCTTTTAAAAGGTTCAACTTCGGGTACAGTTACAGATGTAGATGGGAATTTTACCATCAAAGTGACTGGTGAACAGCCGGTACTACTTTTTTCTTCTGTAGGTTATCTCTCACATTCGGAACAGGTTTCAGGAAGATCTACTGTTAACGTAAGTCTTAAACCCGACCTCAAGCAGCTTTCTGAAGTTGTTGTTACTGCTTTTGGTATGGAAAAAGAGAAAAAGGCACTAGGTTATGCCATTCAGGATGTAGCCGGTGAAGAACTGGCAGAAACTTCCAGACCCAATGTAATAGAGTCTTTACAAGGTAGGGTAGCCGGTGTTAATGTAGCCAGTACCAGTGGCTTGCCTGGTTCATCTACTTCTATTGTTATTCGTGGTGGTACTTCACTAGATGGTAACAACCAACCTTTGTTTGTGGTAGATGGGGTGCCTGTAGATAATACCACATTAAACGGAAGCTATCTGCTTTCTGACTCACCCAACAGAAATTTTGACTATACCAGCCGTGGTTCCGATATAGACCCTGATGATATTGAAAGTATTACCATACTTAAAGGCCCATCTGCTGCCGCATTGTATGGAATTGATGCAGCAAATGGTGCGGTAGTTATCACTACCAAAAAAGGTAAAGCCGGTAAAAGCCAGATTACCTATGGCAACAATTTTCGTTTTGAAACTATTGAACGTCTGCCAGAAATATTTAAGGAATACAATACTGGTAATGATGGTGTAACCAATAATGAAAGTAGAAATCACTGGGGAGAAAAAATATCAGGAAGCACTCCGGTGTACAATAATTTAGAAGACTTTTTCCAGACTGGTTTTAGCCAGAATCATAACTTAAGTATTAGCGGTGGAGCAGATATGTTGACTTATCGAGTTTCGGCAGATGTAGTACGTCAGGATGGCTCTGTACCCAGTACCGGATTTGATAGAAACTCGTTCCGACTAAACCTTTCATCTCAAACTACAGAAAGGCTAAACTTTACAGCATCTGCAAACTACATTAAATCTTCGGCAGACAGAGCTTCTAAAGGAAGCGGAAGTTTGTATCAGAATGCTTTGCTTTGGCCAATTACCGATAATATGAGTGAGTATCTTAACCCAGATGGCACCAAAAAAACATTTTATGAAAATGGTGATGATGATTTTGACAACCCTTATTTTACGGCCTATTACAATGATGTAACGGATGAAACTGACCGTTATCTTCTTAATGGTAGCATGAAATACCAGATTTTTGACTGGTTGGATGTTACTGGTAGGGTAGGCTCAGATATTTATTCTACTTACGGACTTACTACTTATGACGACGAGTCTGCGCAGCGCTACCCTAATAGAAGTATTGCCAGTTCGGTCGGTGGTCTAATGGCTGAGTATGATGCTAAAAGTAACCTCCTGAATTCGTTCCTGCTGATCAATTCATATAAAAGTTTTGGTGATTTTAATACCTCACTTACACTGGGCCATAATATGGAACAGCGTACCTATAGAGTAGACTCACGCTATGGTGAAAGTATACAGGTGCCAGACTTATATACCATTGTTAATACTGATCAGGACAGTCGTGAGATTAGCGTGAGAGGTTACCGCAGAAGCCTGGTAGGGGTATTTGGTGACTTTAAGATTGACTATAAAAATATGATCTTCCTATCTGCAACTGGCAGAAATGACTGGTCTTCTACTTTACCTAAGCAGAACAATAGCTTCTTTTATCCCTCAGTAAGTACCAGTATTGTATTTTCAGAATTATTTGATCTGGATGTTAACTCACCCATTAGCTTTGCTAAATTAAGAGCTTCTTATGCACAGGTAGGTAAAGATGCTCCAACGCACCGTACTCAACCTTCTCTGGGAGAGTTTACCCGTACTGGCGGTGGATTTACAGTGGGGGTTTTTGGTCCAAATCAAAATATCAAGCCAGAAACAACTACATCTTATGAAGTAGGTATGGATCTTCGTTTATTCAAAAACAGATTAGGGCTGGATGTTACTTATTACAATGTGAGAAGTAGAGATCAGATCGTTTCTCCACGTCTGAGCTATGCCACAGGTTATATTCTACAACTGGTAAATGCTGGCGAAATAGAAAATAAAGGCCTGGAGTTGATGATTAATGGAGATATCATTAAAAACAGCACAGTACGCTGGAATGCACTGGCCAACTTTACACTGAACCGTAACAAAGTAGTTTCTCTTCCTGGAGACTTTGAAGAGTTTTATTTATCAGATACCTGGTTGTATGGTAATGCGCGCGGTGGATATGTGCCTGGCGAGTCTTTTTATACAATTACTGGTAACTCTCGTGCTACTACAGAAGAGGGCCAGTTAATTATTGGAGATGATGGATACCCAGTAGAAGATACTGGATTTGAGGAGATTGGAAACCGTCAGCCTGATTTTACCCTCGGACTTACCAACACTGTAGAGTACAAAGGTTTTAGGCTTGCTATACTATTAGATATTCGTAAAGGTGGTGATGTATACAATGCTACCGCTCGTCGTATGGTCTATGCCGGTTTGCACCCTTCTACAGCAAATCGTGATGAAACTGTAGTATTTGAAGGTGTTACCGAAGATGGAGAAATGAATACGCAGGAAGTCGTGCTAGATCAGGATTATTATCAGTCTAGCAATCGTGGTCTGGTAGAATCTTTATTTATAGAGAAGGATATTAACTGGATGAGGCTTAGAGATGTGACACTTTCCTATCAGTTTCCTTCTGCCATGCTGGAGAATACTTTTATTAAAAGAGCAAGTGTGCATTTGAGCGGAAACAACTTACTCCTGTTATCTAACTACTCTGGTGCAGACCCTGATGTCAATGGGCTGAACGCTTCGGGTAGAGGTAGTAATGCCGGTGGTTTTGATTATTTCTCTTTTCCTAACCCAACAGTTTACTCAGCAGGTTTAAAAGTAACTTTCTAA
- a CDS encoding SusD/RagB family nutrient-binding outer membrane lipoprotein: MKIHKIYYLLLLLAFASCEDYLDINDDPYLPQTALPHLYMPQIIYSMAEGEMFDSRYVGAYTQNWVYFTPNYFYDRHGASTISGTQKFRNHYWATGSNLNEMVEQAQDDGLGGYQGIAKTIRAWSWQVVTDHHGELPYLQAWDNTRTKFDYDSQELIYSEVQKLADEGINLLNNPEFEIDSRLAANDFIYGGDFEKWEKFAYAIKARNAHHLSNKASYDPDQVISFVDQSFTSNDDNASVIFAADASATSSFMGPSRGNFNGRLASELIISYLDGTYTGGVEDPRLPLMFNTNADSVYVGIKPTVGDTADIAPLLYGKYIFQDDAPYPLMTYAEMQFIKAEAAFIKGDKAMALSAFQTAVMAHMEFTGVDNATASTFMANSLPATADDLELSDIMWQKYIAMYTNNETWSDLRRYDWSSEVFPGFELPEELAPDNDGKPSERWLLRQYSEYDWNKEALEGIGALEPDYQTIPMWFSEPN; encoded by the coding sequence ATGAAAATTCATAAAATATACTATTTATTGCTTCTTTTAGCTTTTGCTTCTTGCGAAGACTATCTGGACATTAATGACGATCCCTATCTTCCGCAAACAGCTTTACCCCATCTCTATATGCCTCAGATAATCTACTCTATGGCAGAGGGTGAAATGTTTGACAGTCGTTATGTTGGAGCATATACCCAAAACTGGGTTTATTTTACCCCCAACTACTTCTATGACAGACATGGGGCAAGTACTATTAGCGGTACACAAAAATTTCGTAATCATTACTGGGCTACAGGTTCTAACCTAAACGAAATGGTAGAACAGGCTCAGGACGACGGCCTGGGGGGATACCAAGGAATTGCCAAAACTATACGTGCCTGGAGTTGGCAGGTGGTTACAGATCATCATGGAGAACTACCTTACCTACAGGCCTGGGATAATACCAGAACAAAATTTGACTACGATAGTCAGGAACTTATCTATAGTGAAGTGCAGAAGCTAGCGGATGAAGGTATTAATTTGCTTAATAATCCAGAGTTTGAAATTGATTCTCGCCTGGCGGCAAATGACTTTATCTATGGTGGTGATTTTGAGAAGTGGGAGAAATTTGCCTATGCTATTAAAGCAAGAAACGCACACCACTTATCCAATAAAGCATCTTACGATCCTGATCAGGTTATATCTTTTGTAGATCAGTCTTTTACCAGTAATGATGATAATGCAAGTGTGATTTTTGCGGCAGATGCTTCCGCTACCAGTAGTTTTATGGGGCCAAGCCGAGGAAATTTTAATGGCCGTTTAGCTTCTGAGCTTATCATTAGTTATCTGGATGGTACCTATACAGGTGGGGTAGAAGATCCTCGTTTACCGCTTATGTTTAATACCAATGCTGACAGTGTTTATGTGGGTATAAAGCCCACCGTTGGAGATACAGCTGATATTGCTCCTTTGCTGTATGGTAAGTATATTTTTCAGGATGATGCTCCCTATCCTCTAATGACTTATGCAGAAATGCAATTTATAAAAGCAGAAGCAGCGTTTATAAAAGGGGATAAAGCTATGGCATTAAGTGCTTTCCAGACAGCAGTAATGGCTCATATGGAGTTTACCGGAGTAGATAATGCTACGGCATCTACTTTTATGGCTAATAGCCTTCCGGCTACTGCTGATGATTTGGAACTTAGCGACATTATGTGGCAAAAGTATATTGCTATGTATACTAATAACGAAACCTGGTCAGATTTGCGTCGCTACGACTGGAGTAGTGAAGTTTTTCCTGGCTTTGAGCTTCCTGAAGAGTTAGCTCCTGATAATGATGGTAAACCTTCAGAGAGATGGCTATTACGTCAGTATTCAGAATATGATTGGAATAAAGAAGCTTTAGAAGGTATCGGAGCTTTAGAACCAGACTATCAGACAATCCCTATGTGGTTTTCTGAGCCAAATTAG